A region from the Medicago truncatula cultivar Jemalong A17 chromosome 6, MtrunA17r5.0-ANR, whole genome shotgun sequence genome encodes:
- the LOC25496293 gene encoding peroxidase 12 — MARFCCLDTYSYALFFISSLVLAFHFHASEAQAHPQVVKGLSFSFFSKTCPNLETVVRDHLSKVLKKDNGQAPGLLRIFFHDCFVTGCDGSILLDAKGGKDEKGEIKNVGIRKEALRTIDDIRSIVHNKCGRIVSCADITVLAAREAVFQSGGPLIKVPLGRRDSLTFNTKATSKIPSPFKKTNETIKTFAEQNFDVTDVVALSGAHTFGRAHCSTFSKRLSSKDPTMEKSLAKSLKTRCPNASSDNTANLDLRTPTFFDNKYYLELMNSRGLFTSDQDLFNDKRTKGLVTSFANNQKLFFEKFSVAITKMSQLSVLTGNQGEIRAKCNVVNTK, encoded by the exons ATGGCAAGGTTTTGTTGCCTTGACACTTATTCTTatgctttgttttttatttcttctcttGTATTAGCTTTTCACTTTCATGCCTCTGAGGCACAAGCTCATCCCCAAGTAGTCAAGGGactctcattttctttcttctccaaAACCTGTCCCAACCTTGAAACTGTAGTGAGAGACCATCTTTCAAAGGTGTTGAAGAAGGACAATGGCCAAGCCCCTGGCTTGCTCCGTATATTCTTCCATGATTGCTTTGTAACG GGATGTGATGGGTCAATTTTGTTGGATGCAAAAGGAGGCAAAGATGAAAAGggtgaaataaaaaatgtaggaaTAAGAAAggaagcattaagaacaattgatgACATTCGTAGTATTGTGCACAACAAGTGTGGAAGGATAGTCTCATGTGCTGATATCACTGTCTTAGCTGCTCGTGAAGCTGTTTTCCAA TCAGGAGGCCCTTTAATTAAAGTACCACTTGGAAGAAGAGATAGTCTAACATTCAACACAAAAGCAACATCAAAAATTCCATCTCCCTTTAAGAAAACCAATGAAACAATCAAAACATTTGCAGAACAAAACTTTGATGTCACAGATGTTGTTGCCTTATCAGGTGCACACACATTTGGTCGTGCACACTGTAGCACATTCTCCAAGAGGCTCTCTTCAAAGGACCCTACAATGGAAAAATCCTTAGCCAAAAGCCTCAAAACTAGATGTCCAAATGCAAGCTCAGACAATACAGCAAACTTGGATTTGAGAACACCAACATTTTTTGATAACAAATACTACCTTGAATTAATGAATAGTCGTGGTTTGTTCACTTCTGACCAAGACTTGTTCAATGATAAGAGAACAAAGGGATTAGTCACTTCATTTGCCAATAATCAGAAGCTGTTTTTTGAGAAGTTTTCCGTTGCTATTACTAAGATGAGTCAATTGAGTGTGTTGACGGGTAATCAAGGTGAAATTCGCGCTAAGTGCAATGTTGTAAACACAAAGTAA